The region GACCTTAACGGCTAACTGGAGTCTGTTGCGGGTGTCTGTAGAGGCGTGTGTGTTGTTCGAGCACCGGAACCAGACAGCCAATCTGAGCAGCCTGCCTGAGAACGCCTCGTCCTCTGTCATGGAGTTTTGGGAGTGAGTGGCTTTGTTTCTCACACAGTCCAAAACACCCACCACCTGATATGAGGTATtaactgttgtgtgtctgtgtgcatggcAGACGAGAGGTGCTCCACCTCTCCAACAATTTGGACGAGCTGGGTCCAATCAACTGGAAGCTGGCTCTCTGTCTGGCCGTCGTGTGGATCGTTTGTTACTTCTGTGTCTGGAAAGGAGTCAAGTCCACTGGAAAGGTGAACACAAAAAACAcgcaaaatgaccacaaagcgTGATGTCTTCaccatttgatttgttttgggttggtttgtgggtgttttgttttttgttttttttttttttggtgacattAGCCGAAGTatcaaacattttgaaacaagcACATCAATTCCAACATCAAAGGTCCAGAAGTTATGTAAGAATCTGAAGCACCAGCATTTCAGTGGGAATCAGTGAAACAACAACTGCCAATAACTCATTCTGGACACTTTCAGGGATACCACCTTGACAAAATGTTTactctcagctttttttttataagctaGGCCATATCCTGTACAATTCACAAGCACAAGGCTGATCTTGTTTTTTTGAGGGGTGGCAGGGTTAGACAGAACATAAATCTTCCTTTACACGGTCAGTAAATGAAATAAGGGCCTGGGCACTGTAATAATTTTGTTGTCTCACCACAGCCATCTGTCAACAGGTTTAATATGCCAACTTTCCAGGGTTCCTTCTTTTAGTATTTCATCCCTGTTCGAGGGCATCACACACTCTTCCttcctgttttgtctctctttgctgTCTTGACCACATCCCAGCATACTGTGTGTATATTCTAGGTGGTGTACCTGACAGCCACCTTCCCATATGTCATGCTGTTTGTCCTGCTGGTGCGTGGTGCTACCCTGCCTGGAGCCACCCAGGGCATTATCTACTACCTCAAACCCAACCACACTCGCCTGGCAGACCCCCAGGtacaagcacacatgcacaccacaGGTGTGGCACCATAGAAATGGCTGTTCTTAAAGGTGATATAGTGGCTCCTGTAATTAATAGAGAGCTTaaagctttttccttttttttccaaactatttatCATAAACGTAAACAAATCTGGGAAATAAAACGAGGCCAGTCCTGATAAGGTCGATAATAAATGGTCCATGAGATACACATTGTCCTCTCCTTAGAGATTATATGTCATCAGTTTCATTCCCTTGTGCAAACATCTCCACAATAGTGGAATAGTGGAATTCTTAAGGAATTAGTGTTTGCTCTTGTTGAAAAAGATTGTCTTTTAAATCAAATACAGATATTTTGAGTTTAGGCAAGATGCTAAGTTGAAGCACTGCTGTGCTGATACGGGCTGTAGAGATGTTGATGTAGCTTCTCTGACTTCAGAAACTGTTTTTAGTCTGCCTgcagactttttattttgtttacatgcATGGCACCAAACACACCTAGAGAATTACCGCTTTGATAGCGTATCAGCATCATCATAGCATCCTGTAATTTTTGCgccttgtctgtctttctttctgaagGTATGGATGGATGCAGGAACCCAGATATTTTTCTCTTATGGAATTTGCTTAGGAAGTCTCACAGCCCTGGGCAgttacaacaaatacaacaacaactgctATAAGTGAGAGACTTTGTCATACAACACTTTAGCACAACCACACACCAGGAGCCTCCTTTAGCTCCACTTCAGACAAACTGAATTCTCCTGAAATGTAAGATGTGAACTCCTGCTGGTCAGATGGCTTCCAGAAGGAATGGCTGGAatggacagagaaaacacactgatACAGCCACACCTTAAAGAAAAGCCCCCATTGCCATGTTTCCCACACTCTTACCCcccccatccacacacacacacacacacacacacacacacacacacacacagaacacttGGCTTGTATTTACAGTAACAGGGCACAGCTCCACAATACAAGGCCAGAGACCAGGATCAAGACCTCATTGGTTGTCCACCTTTACCTTCACCTTGAGAatactttatttgttttccttcatcacTTTGATTATTTCTCCTTATTCCCCgtgtttttcttccagctgTGCCCTGCCATAACGCTTGAGTAAtttccatgtgtgtctgtgttcttcCAGGGACTCTTTCCTGCTTTGCCTCCTGAACAGCAGCACCAGTTTCCTGGCAGGTTTCGCTATCTTCTCAGTGTTGGGCTTCATGGCTGAGGAGCAGGGTGTGGACATTTCCACCGTGGCCCAGTCAGGTGAGGACGGGTTTGCAGGGAAAGCAAAagatttatcattattttttcacattgacCTTTGCTCTATTAAAATCTTTCACATGTAATTTGCAGATATGTATAATTTGAGGAATCAAATTTCACTGCGTGCATGCGTGATATTgttcaatatttatttcatcTAATGCCCTGAACAAACCAAAATcagcaatatttattttactgatgCTTGTGTAGCCAACTGTGCCAAAGAACTCCATCACTGGCCAAAACTATGAATCTATATTAATCCACAAATGAAAGCAGCCCTGAACAAATGCACCATTTATTCCTTTTGACcaatattttccaaaaactgCAGTGCTCAGCTGTATGAAACAACCTGGTGTTGATATTAGATCTAATTGAATACATTTAACTTGTTTTAAATGATTAACTGTGGCTCCCCAGTAGAAAACCTGAAGGTCTTCAGAGATGGACAAAAGCGTTGTGGTTTTGTTCTGAATGCCTCATTATTTGACACACTACTATAACTACTATAAGTTATGTCTTTTATTCTTATATAACGTGATAAGAATTCAAAATAGGATTTGACTGGATGAGCAGAATCAGAATCCCTAAATTTAATCCAGTGcccagctgtttgtgtttgaattgtTCCTCATATTTAGTCTGCGGTGGTATGTCCTCTCAGGGCCCGGCCTTGCCTTCATCGCCTATCCCAGAGCTGTCGCCATGATGCCTCTGCCTCAACTCTGGGCTGTCTGCTTCTTCCTCATGATCATCATGCTCGGACTGGACACAcaggtagacacacacacaccaagtttGAGGAATCACTGATGGAAATGGCGTGACcctgcctcctctctgtcatcCAGTTTGTGAGTCTGGAGGCCCTGATGACGTCGGTGAGCGACCTGTACCCTCAGCTGATCAGACGAGGTCACCGAcgagagctgctgctgctgttcgtATGCACCGTCTGCTTCCTGATCGGACTGGTCATGGTGACGCCGGTAGGTCCAACCTATGATGGATGAATTCTATATCTTTGGGTCAAAATGACttgaaataatacaaatttCTTCCCTTTGTGTGCATCTTTGCCTCTATGGCGAGGCAGGGAGGTCTGTATGTTTTTCAGGTCTATGACCACTTCTCCTGCAGTGGAGCcagcctgctgctcctctctaTCTTCCAGTCTGTGGCCATCGGCTGGATCTACGGTATGAAGCTCAGCTCCTCACGTCTGCTTAaatttcctgtctctgtctcttttacttattttcttcCTGTCCTCTTCTTATTTCAAACCAGCCCATTTTTCTCCTTGTCTTAATCTAATTCTTAATGTCCACTCTGTTGGAGCTCATTCGTCAGATGAAAGGACTTCACATTATGCCAAAATAGAaatcatacaaataaatgttgactgctgtaaattgtaaaaatatgaaaactgcTTTTCATACACTTtttgaaatcacaaaaaaagtaattccTAAAATCTGATAAACACACCAAGAGGCTTCCCGTCTACTTTCGCCTCCTGCATTCCACTTGGAGTCAGTAGACAGTATATTAACATGGCTGCAGCTACCCACTGTTGTAAGGAGACTGGCTCCTAGCCAggcccctgtctgtctcctctgggTCCTAAATCAGCCCCTAGGACCCGTCGcctctcagtctcagtctggcGGCCCCAGGAAGCTCCTATCCCAGCCAGACCTGAGGCTCTAAAGCATTTATAAAAACTCTGTCTGTCTAAGTGTGAGATGGGTGGAATGTAAAGTGCTCACATCAGGACAGCTCAGATTAGTGCTACTGGGTTTGTACTATTAACTTTGTATTTGGCAAATTTTGCTGCTGTCCCAGCGGTAGATGagtgcaggaggagagagaagtggGCTGGGGAAGACGGGACAGGACTCAACTCAACaaccccattttttttttttttacaacactaCTACTCTGGTTACTGATAACTAGTAAAGTGACTGATTGTTACAGCTGAAACAcaggagacaaagaaaatactCAGTAATCTTTTGGGGTTTTCATGGCCTGTGCAATGTGCTTTCACTTCAGAACTCCCATAACTGTCACCATCATTTACCGTTGTACGACTCCCACTGCTGTTGGTAATCCTGATCCGCCTGTTGCATAGTAAACAAGTTTTCTTAATCAAGACATTTTTCaagtgttttcctcttttctgtaaatgtcagccaaaaaaaaaaatgaactggaGTTTACTACTGCCACCAAAAACAACAAGCCAGCCGTGAGCCAAATGACGTCAAACCAAACCACAAGCACTCATGCTGCTCTTCTTTGGCCACAGGAGCCGAGCGCTTCAGTGCCAACATCAGGGATATGACCGGCTACATTCCCCTGCCTGTCTTCAAGCTGTGCTGGAAATACTTGACCCCAGCTGTTTGCACTGTGAGTGACCCGCTCTCgcactgttttgtttcagtaGCTGTGAAATGTGACCCACATAAATGCAAGTTTGGGGTGTTCTTCtcgtctgtccatcagtccaaCTCCAGTGACAGCTGTCCATCAACATGTTGTACTGTGTGCAGCAGTTTGTAAATTCAGTGAAACATAAAAAGCATTCATACTATTCATTAGAGTGTAATTCCGTGTGAAGATACAAAGCATGTAATGTAGTTTAGTCATTGAAGGCCAGTTGGCTAACAAAGTTTTCTGACTTCTTTAGGCCACCTTTGTGTTCTCCTTGGTGCGTTGGTCTCCATTGAGTCTGGGGAAAGGCCTGGTTGCTCCATTGTGGGCCACCATGCTGGGCTGGTTTCTTACCTTTTCATCTGTCTCCCTGCTACCCATCTGGGCCATTTATGCCGTAGCCACCACTCCAGGAACGCTGCAACAGGTTAGTCCAACTCCCTTCAACACCCCTCTCATGTTATTGAGAGAGGAAAACTAAAATCTAGACATTAAGGATGATGTGTTTAAAATCCTCGGCTGACTTTGATCTTTCGACCCTGCAGCGCTTCCAACATCTATGCAGCCCTGCCAAAAACTTCTCAAAGGCCATTTACCAATCCAACTCAAACAACTCAGCGCCCTCCTACACCCCTGCACTGGCTCTCACCGAGAAGTCCAAGGAGCAAATTACTGACATCAACCAGGATCACATGGCCTGCTAAAAGCCAGGGATGAAATCAGGGTGGAGGTCGGTCATGGCAGGTGATGTTGCTGGGCCTGGCTCTTTGGTAATGTTTGTTATAAAAAAACCACAAAGCACCACAACCTTCAGTTGTGGCCTTTTTTTACATGAAGCTCAGACTATCCGTTCATTATTTTAGTTCAGACAATTCATTCATGAAGACGAGACATACAAGGTGTAATGGACATGCCACTGTCTCTGCCTGGTGGGATGTTGGTTTGGTGATACTCCACCACCATGCAGCCAGTGTAAGCTCTTACCTCTTACTACAGAGCTATTTTTAAAACGCACATTCAGTTATCTCCagatttcttttaatttgtcagttttaatCACTGTATTTGTGGACCATTTCATCACAGCCCCTTTACAGAACGATCTTTACGTAGCCTTCGACTGGACTCTTCGTGAGAGATCTCGTGTTAGCTTGTGATGTTCAGCTTGATTCTGCCTTGAATATTATAGCCAAATCGTTGAGTTGGAATATCAGTAATGCTAATATAGCGCCTTACACCCAGAAGAACTGCAAACGAGAGAGATGAATCAGAACAGTTTTTACTGCAAATATATCAACAGCTTAAACTGGTCATGGTCAACCCTCATACTGTTTTCATCAAACATATGTACTGTATCTaacttttaaaaaagaagaacatCTGTGTACCTATTCAATTTCTCTCAAACGTTTCTCATAGAGACTCTGCAAAGGCAGTTTTTGTCTCTGTACTGTACCAAAATGATCACCTATCAAGTTGTTAAACATGCAGTTCAGTAGCCAAATCAGCACATATTCAATATGATTACATAATGTAATAAAAGTGCTGCAGCTACCGATCCTCCAAACGTCTTATATGTATCGCTTACAGTAACATCACTTCAGACTTTTTTAACGTCGggcaagaaaatgttttgtataCTTGCGTGTATACTCACATTATCACTCTGTCTCCAGTGTCTTAAGGAGGAAATCATCACTGTCAAAATGTACTCTTGTACTCTGGGAAAACTTAGAGAGGAGAATAACTTTTGTATGATCTCTGTTATGTTTCATGTTAAATGAGTTAAAGTAAACTGCTGTTGTTCAGacttaaatcatatttttattgattgggttttttccttcatcttttgAAATGCTCCACTGAGATTAATTTAACAACAAGCAAAGTGTTAAAGCCATCTGGTGTCTTTTGAAAGACTTGAAGGTACGTTGGCTTGTTCCAACTGTGTTATCGTCTGGTTTTACAGGGGTATacttttgtgtctttattttgtttttatgtgtatcattattttcttttctaaatcagaatacatgtatttatatatacatatatagatatatatatataaatatagctTGACATTGGATAAAAGAGTTTGTGTTCACTGTGTTTATTGCGTGCAAAgagttgaatgtgtgtgtgcaggtgtgtgtgtctgttccccAGAGAAGACCTGTGGTGGCCGCTTACTGTCCCTCTGGAGACAACACTCTCCCTCTGTGCCACGATGCCAGCAACACACCGGGTTTCTATGCAGAGTCAAAGAGAGATGAAGGACCGACACACACTTCGCCTGAAGCGTTTTCATCCGGATGGGAATGACTGCTTCAACATCCATGAAGGGACGGGAGAAAAGGCTGGGgatggagagtgtgtgtgtgtgtgcgcagagtAGCAGTGCTCGGGGAGGGGGCGGTTTCTGACACCACCACTTAGATGGTTATGTAAAAGGCTCAGCTTATCAATTAACCGTATTGGATTCCCTCCCCTCCCAGCCACCGTAGGAAGTGGGCCGGTCCCACACGCACGTGGCTCGGCACGCGggtctcacacacatacacacaatatgCTTTGGTGACACGCTATTCTGTATGCAGCCTATGTTGCACGTGTGATCCGGGttactgtgtgaatgtgtgtgtgtggagaacGGGGGCGGTTTATGTCCATATGGTTGCTTTGGCATACGTCTCTCTTTCAGATGATGGGGATTAAAAACGATCCAATGGGCTGAGTGAGTGAGActcaaagaggagagaggaagagggagggaggaggacatGTAGGGATGTGATCCAACggatgcttgtgtgtgttgtttctctgtgtaTGGTGTGGAGATGCTCTGGAAAGTTGCCTAATTTTTGCTCAGGCTCAGTTCCAGCAGTTCGCAGCTGCAGCACTTTTCACCACATCCTGAGCACACTTTtcttgggggtgggggggctgacCCGGGACACTTTATTTAAAGAGTCTCAATGCATCAGGACGCACCAGCTCCAAAGCTGCCTCTTGACATCCCACTGTCCTGATCAAAcatcctctctcacacacagcttcagtttGCTCAGTCTTTACGGGCGCCGTTTTCACTGCAGGTTATACACTTGACACTGCGGTGTAGAGAAGAAGCGGCCGACAGCGGCTCGGTCGGAGGCGAGACTTGAGGCctgggaggaaaacagagacgagtagtgggggtggggggggcgtgGGGTGCGTTGCATAACAGCTGGCTGATTTGGACATGAGACTCAGCCTGAGACTGGATCCACTCTGCAGTGGTCATCATCACGAAGCCCGTGGgtgtgtgagctgtgtgtgttcatagcCGTAGAAAAGATTTTACAAACCCTGAGGTCATGAGGCcccaagccccccccccccacacccaacCAATGCAACCACACCTCTTGGAAAAAATTACCAGACCTCAGAAGTAAAATTTGCAGCCTTTCTGGATGTCAGctctgttgacattttttttttctggaggccAATTTGAACATAGTGTGTCTTTGGTGTGGGATGTACCATGGTGGGATTTGACAAGGGGGGGGGCATGGCAAGGCTTATGGTGGCAGCacactgtgttctgtgttttggCCATATTTCCCACCGTCCACCCActctccctctcattctctctccctggCTGCATCCCTGCACCATGCTACCCACAGCGCTCTGtcacagtgggggggggggggggggggcactttgGATTAACACTTCGCTTTAGgagaatgcacacacacacacacacacacacacggcctcTCACCGTTCGGCACAACaaagttgaaatgaaatatCTGTTCTCAGGttcttgagtgtgtgtggacaAAGAGAGAACTCCCTCATGCATGAGCACCCACTGACACCCCCGCTGTGCTGTGCGAAGGTAATCTCTGTGAGGTGACTCAGCAAGTGAGAACTTTAAAGACTTCATGTTGGCTCTCAGACGAGCTCAGAGCCAACACGAGTGTGTTTGGAAAGTCACGCACACTGTATGCCCCCAGTAGGTATACATTGCTAAcccattacccccccccccaccaccaccaccaccaccaaaaaaaaaaaaaaaaagtccaacatCCCATTGGCACCATATTTCCCTAAAGGTACAATAAATCAAGTCAGTTCAAGCCACAGTCGcacactttttctctctcatacTCAGCAtgctcctccatctctgcctcacgcacacacacgcacacacaccattaaATGTATGACTCCCACAGTTCTTATTTGGGACTGGCCATAAATTATCTATTCTCCTCCAGTTTTCTGAAACTCCAGCCAAACCCTGTTGGACTTTTAGCCTTCAATTATTAAAGGAGTCAAAGTggtaaaagtgtaaaaataacaGGCTGCCATTTAATGGAGACATTGTGTTGAGATAAATGGTGTTGGTCCCTGCAGATTTGAAGGTCCCCcagttgtgtcttttttctttgtctctcagaATGACAGAGGAATTTTGATGGACTTGCAAAGCACCACAGGCTCCCTCAGTGGGAAAGACTCCGGTGACAGCATTGTTCAGGTTTCTCTCCTCCAGCACTTGACTTTACTCTGAtttgaggaagagagaggtggggggggggtgtaggagTGGTGATTGAGCGCAAAGGGGGCAGGACTTTTTCTCTCTGGGTCCTATTAAGAgcaaactttgtgtttttgttctacAAGTTCAGCTCAGTGCCGCGCAGCCTGCACACTCTTCCTCTccgctgctgctctcctccatGGTTGTGTTTCCTCGCCGGGCTGTTTTGGCGTCGGGGGGCTTGGACACCGGGAGGATGCGCGTTCTGGGGGAACAAATCGCCAGAGTTGAGTGTTTGGCCGCTCTGGGTTTGTTTTAGGGGATTCATAGATGTTTTTCGGGCTGGAATAAACAATGGTGCGGCTCCTTGGTGCTCTGGCCGGGGGCAGGCTCTGGTTTCGGCTTGTGTTGCTGTGCGCGGTGGAGTTGGAGCTGGCAGCAGGACTCTCCACTTTCCAGGGTTTCTATCTTCCACCTGCGAACGGGTCGCTGCTCACACCTGCCCGGAGGACGGATGGAGTCGTGCGGACCATTGACCGGATTTATCACGGAGGAGGGAAGGCGGGCTACCTGGTGTACCTGGACGGAAGCCGGTTTCAGCTGGACATGGAGCGGGACGAGTCGGTGCTGTCGCATCACTTCAGCCCCCGGTACGTGCTCGCCATGATGGGGGACGGCCCCGAGTCTCTCCAGCGGGAGTGCGCGTACCGAGGGACGGTGGACTCCAACCCGGAGTCTCTGGCCGTCTTCAACCTCTGCGGCGGCGGTCTGGAGGGCTTCTTCGCCGTCAACCACGCGCGCTACTCCATCACGCCTATCGTCAGGGCGAAGGGACACGAGCATGGCGTGCGCGCCCTGCAGGACAAGGACGCGGAGAGCGCGCTCCATGTGTTTACGCGTGAGCGCTTCAGCTTCGAGGCCACGAGCGGCGGGCGCGAGAGCTGCGGGACGCGAGACGGGCGCAGAGGACGCCGGGATGGGGCCGGGAGACGCCGGCTCAGAGGTCGGGGGAAGCGGAGAGGGCACGGAGAGCGGCGCCCGGCGGAAAACGCCGACGGAAGGACGCGCTGGAGCCGGCTCGCTCCGCAGCCTGGCGCGCGGCGCAGAAGGTCAGTCTCGCGCGCCAGGCACGTGGAGCTGCTCCTGGTGGCCGACGACACCATGACCAAGAAATACGGCAAGGACCTGAACCACTACCTGCTCACACTGGCCTCCATCGCCTCCAAGCTGTACGGCCACGCCAGCATCGAGAACCCGATCCGGCTGTCCGTGGTGAAGGTGACCACGCtgggggagaaggagaagggcCTGGACGTGTCCAAGAACGCAGCGGCCACTCTGAAGAGCTTCTGCAAGTGGCAGAACCAACAAAACCCGCTGGACGACgaccaccagcaccaccacgACGCAGCCATCCTCTTCACCAGGCAGGTAAACAAACCCCCGGTTTGctctaaaacacacaatgtgatGAAAATTGTTGTCATACATCAGCTTGTTATTCTTCCTGCATGTGATGATATAAgtgcatgttattttttttttttcctctgtggggAGGAGATGCATAAATCCTGACAGAGAATTACAGTCAAATCAGTCGAGGAAACTTAAATCCTTAAAGGTCTCTGGCTACTATCTGTGtccttcccccttttttttttttgttttttttaattttgttttcaatttcctttcttgttttgCGTAATGCGGCACAGCATCAGTGAAACAGCCATAAAGCTGTACTTCCTCAGCAGTGTTTTTCTAGGCAGACTCCTCTGTCTCCAGCCTCCCCCCTCCCAGTCCCCAGACAGCCCAGCAGCCTGTGTGATCTGATGCGCGTGCCCGAGTCTGTGCACGCACATTCTTCCCTGGCCCTGAGGTTTGAAATCAGCTGCTGGGTGCATTGCAGAAATTTCCCTCAAACTCCCTTGAAACTTGACTTAATTAGCCGGTCATCCCAGCCTCGCGCTTCCTTCTCTGTTACCAGCCTGCACATTTTTTCCCCAGTTTCTCTCCAGCGTCTGTCAGCTGGAGCTGGGAGCTGTCAGGAAAGCAAACACGTCCGCCCTGCGAGGACCCGTACGTTTCCCAAGACCACACTCATTTATCCGCCTTTCATCGTTCCCcgtctcccctcctccccccccctgCCTGGTCCGAAAGCCGCAGGGCAGCACCATCCACGTGCATTTTTCGCCCTTCCGGGTGTGGCTTCATGGTGGTTAGCTCCAGTTGACGTGTCAGATCGCTTCGCCTTGGACTGCGGTGAATTCAAGTCATGCAAGGTCTTGCCGTGGTTCAGGGCCGAAGCAGCAAAGCTCCAGAGGTCTTGCCCCGGATCCTCCGCTGCCGGTGCCAACTTGGCCCAGCCACGCACTGGCAAACCAGTCGGTCGTGCACACCTGAGGTTGGCATGTGGCACAGAGCGGCGCAGCTCTTCCCTGCCAGCCACCTCGTGCCGCTCCACCTGCACAGGCaacacaggaagaagaaattAAGCACCATCATCAGTTGGGTTCAGCAACACAGAGTCAGACAGGCAGGGAAATCCGGATACCTCGAAGGCGGCATCAGGACAGCATGGCTGAGGCTAAACGGAAAGGATGCACAGTGGATTGTACTCTATTCTACTAAACAGCCATCAACCTCAAACTGGAGTTGTCTCTCAGCTGTCACCACGCCGGCATTATTCATGAGCCTGTCCACAGACCTTCATTCACACACATCTCCCCTTCACTCCTGAGCACGGAGGTCACGCTGTAG is a window of Echeneis naucrates chromosome 2, fEcheNa1.1, whole genome shotgun sequence DNA encoding:
- the LOC115050604 gene encoding sodium- and chloride-dependent GABA transporter 2-like is translated as MTVKRRHSTEHTTQALKHNAPSHRRARVHHSDVARQHCRLRVSIICWGDDSVSPSFPSQGTRDIMGIPAIPGQDDPKSDIRQQNRAEEDESDSLLIVRVLCEWATLSHFIQKTTEPTQRTSDRCTISGLNPCAERDPNIVPAAARNKPFTGRTRGWPWWRGLQQTQRGVCVSLPKPVMADQIPQQQEDSLLPKFYQGKEAAKGSINARGQWASKSEFLLAVAGQIIGLGNVWRFPYLCYKNGGGVFFVPYLLFLVLCGIPLFLLETSLGQYTSLGGVSAWRSICPLFGGLGYASQVIILHGCVYYIVILAWALFYLAYSFQAELPWSHCNNSWNTEACVLFEHRNQTANLSSLPENASSSVMEFWEREVLHLSNNLDELGPINWKLALCLAVVWIVCYFCVWKGVKSTGKVVYLTATFPYVMLFVLLVRGATLPGATQGIIYYLKPNHTRLADPQVWMDAGTQIFFSYGICLGSLTALGSYNKYNNNCYKDSFLLCLLNSSTSFLAGFAIFSVLGFMAEEQGVDISTVAQSGPGLAFIAYPRAVAMMPLPQLWAVCFFLMIIMLGLDTQFVSLEALMTSVSDLYPQLIRRGHRRELLLLFVCTVCFLIGLVMVTPGGLYVFQVYDHFSCSGASLLLLSIFQSVAIGWIYGAERFSANIRDMTGYIPLPVFKLCWKYLTPAVCTATFVFSLVRWSPLSLGKGLVAPLWATMLGWFLTFSSVSLLPIWAIYAVATTPGTLQQRFQHLCSPAKNFSKAIYQSNSNNSAPSYTPALALTEKSKEQITDINQDHMAC